Proteins encoded by one window of Lates calcarifer isolate ASB-BC8 linkage group LG5, TLL_Latcal_v3, whole genome shotgun sequence:
- the tmod1 gene encoding tropomodulin-1 isoform X3: MSVMRKEMEKYRDIDEDELLKKLSEEELQRLEDELEELDPDNALLPAGMRQKDQTKKAPTGTFQRDNLLAHLEKQAKEHPDREDLVPFTGEKRGKAWVPKKRVDPIIENVTLEPELEEALASATDAELCDIAAILGMHTLMSNQQYYEALASSTIVNKQGLNSVIQCTQYKPVPDEEPNSTDVEDTLLRIKRNDPDLVEVNLNNIKNIPIPTLKAYAEALIKNTVVERFSIVGTRSNDPVAFALAEMLKVNTTLKSLNVESNFITGTGILALIESLQNNTTLLELKIDNQSQPLGNKVEMEIASMLEKNTTLLKFGYHFTQQGPRLRGSNAMMNNNDLARVVRSESDGSFTLTLSVPELERAFGKKFKSKTNKKEKA, encoded by the exons ATGTCGGTGATGaggaaggagatggagaagTACAGGGACATAGATGAGGACGAGCTGCTGAAGAAACTCTCTGAGGAAGAGCTGCAGCGGTTAGAGGATGAATTAGAGGAGCTGGATCCTGAT AATGCATTGTTACCAGCTGGGATGCGGCAGAAAGACCAGACTAAGAAAGCTCCGACGGGAACGTTTCAGAGGGATAACCTTCTGGCCCATCTGGAGAAACAAGCCAAAGAGCATCCTGACAGAGAAGACCTGGTGCCCTTCACAGGGGAGAAGAGag GGAAAGCCTGGGTGCCTAAAAAGAGGGTGGACCCCATCATAGAGAATGTGACTCTGGAGCCAGAGCTAGAAGAAGCCCTTGCTAGTGCTACTGATGCTGAACTGTGTGATATTGCAg CTATCCTGGGTATGCACACCCTGATGAGTAACCAGCAGTACTACGAAGCCCTGGCCAGCAGCACCATAGTCAACAAGCAAGGCCTCAACA GTGTGATCCAGTGCACCCAGTATAAACCTGTCCCTGATGAGGAGCCCAACTCCACTGACGTAGAAGACACCCTGTTGAGAATAAAGAGGAATGACCCTGACCTAGTTGAGGTCAATCTCAACAACATCAag aACATCCCCATCCCGACTCTGAAGGCGTACGCTGAGGCTCTGATAAAGAACACTGTGGTGGAGAGGTTCAGTATCGTAGGAACCAGAAGCAATGACCCCGTAGCATTT gcCCTGGCAGAGATGTTGAAAGTGAACACGACGCTGAAGAGCCTGAATGTTGAGTCCAACTTCATCACAGGGACTGGAATCCTGGCCCTCATAGAGTCACTGCAGAATAACACCACACTACTGGAGCTCAAGATAGATAATCAA AGCCAGCCGTTAGGCAACAAGGTCGAGATGGAGATAGCCAGCATGCTGGAGAAAAACACCACGCTGTTGAAGTTTGGCTACCATTTCACTCAGCAGGGCCCTCGCCTCCGAGGCTCCAACGCCATGATGAACAACAACGACCTGG CCCGGGTCGTCAGGTCAGAGTCGGATGGCTCCTTCACCCTTACTCTGTCTGTCCCTGAGCTGGAGAGAGCCTTCGGGAAAAAGTTCAAGTCCAAGactaa TAAGAAAGAGAAGGCTTGA
- the cplx2a gene encoding complexin 2, like: MNFVMKAALGGGPPDVGKMLGGEEKEEDPDAAKKEEERQEALRQQEEERKAKYAKMEAERERMRQGIRDKYGLKKREEAEAEAAAAVEEPAAGSLTRPKKAVPAGCGDEEEEESIMDTVMKYLPGPLQDMLKK, encoded by the exons GAGGACCTCCTGATGTGGGCAAGATGctgggaggggaggagaaggaggaggaccCCGATGCAGCCAAGAAAGAGGAGGAGCGACAGGAGGCGctgaggcagcaggaggaggagaggaaggccAAATATGCcaagatggaggcagagagggaaaggatGAGGCAAGGCATCAGGGATAAG TATGGCTTGAAAAAGCGCGAGGAGGCTGAGGCTGAAGCAGCAGCCGCTGTAGAGGAGCCTGCAGCCGGCAGCTTGACCCGACCCAAGAAGGCTGTGCCGGCCGGCTgtggtgatgaggaggaggaggaaagcaTCATGGACACAGTGATGAAATACCTGCCAGGCCCACTGCAAGACATGCTGAAGAAgtag